From the Sphingomonas sabuli genome, the window CCATAGGCTTCCGCGCCCCACACCAGGACGAGGTTGGCCAGGCCCATCTGCGCCAGCGCCAGGCCGAACTTGGCCGGTGCCGACGGTTCAAGCCCGCGCTTGCCCAGCGACACCCACAGGCCCGCGAACAACGGCGCCAGCATGATGATGTAGATGGGATTGATCGACTGGAAGATCGAGGCCGGTACGCCCGAACGGTCGACGAAGCGGTCGGTGAACAGGTTCATTGATCCGCCGGCCTGTTCGAACAGGCCCCAGAACAAGGGGTTGAGCGCAATCAGGAAAAGGATGGCGAACATCCGTTCGCGCGGCTCCTTTTCCAGCTTGAAGCTTTCGTAAAGCACATAACCAAGCAACGCGATGCCGGAGACGGCCAGAAGCATCTGGATCACGTCCTGATACTGGACCAGCGCCCAGATCACCGCGACCGCGCCGACGCCGATGGCGTACAGCATATACTCCTTCGAGCGAGCGAGGACCTGCGGCGCTTCGCCGGCGCCGCGCAGCGCCTTCTTGCCGAGCACGAACACGACGAGGCCGGCGAGCATGCCGATACCGGCTAGCCCGAAGCCATAGCCCCAGCCAATCGTCTCGCCGAGGTAGCCGACGAGGATCGTGCCGATGGCGGCGCCGACGTTAATGCCCATGTAGAAGATGGTGTAGGCGCCGTCGCGGCGGACGTCGGTCATCTTATAGAGCTGTCCGACCATCACCGAGATGTTGGCCTTGAGGAAGCCGGAGCCGACGATGATGAAGGCGAGCGCGGCCCAGAAGACGTTGATCGTCGGGTCGTCCTGACCGCCGACGCCTTCGACGGCCATCAGGCTGTGGCCGACGGCAAGCAGGATGCCGCCGAACAGCACCGCCTTGCGCTGGCCGAGATAACGGTCGGCCAGATAGCCGCCGAGGACCGGCGTGATGTACACCAGGCTGGTGTAGGCGCCGTAGATCAGGTTCGACTTGCTGTCGTTGAACAGCCAGTGCTGCGTCAGGTAGAAAATCAGCAGCGCCCGCATGCCGTAGTAGGAGAAGCGCTCCCACATTTCGGCGAAGAAGAGCATGTACAGGCCCTTGGGGTGCCCGGCGAACTCCGGTTCTTTCTGGATCGCGACCTTGGCGCCGATCGTCAGGAAGATGGCGAGTACGATGACGGCGATCGCGGCGATCCAGTCGCCTTCCTGCCACAAGCCCATGGGTTTCATTGATACGTCCCGTGTTGCGAGCGGCGCTCCGCCCTGTTCGGGGGCGTACCCTAACGCTCTAAAGCCACTTGTGAAGTCCGCATGTTGCACGCGGCGGCTGTGCGCTTACAGGTTCGGCCATGCTCAACGACCGCACCTCGCCCCTGTCCCTGCTGACGACCCGCCGCTCCGCCAGGCCGCGCGACATCGGCGGGCCCGGCCCGACGCGGGCGGAACTGGAAACCATCCTGACCGTCGCCGCGCGTACGCCCGACCATGGCAAGCTGACGCCGTGGCGCTTCGTCGTCATCGACGGCGACCGGCGCGATGCTTTTTCCGCCTTGCTCCGCCAGGCGCTGACCGACAGCCATCCGCAGGCGATCCCGGCGCGGCACCAGAAGGAAGAGGATTTCGCGCATTACGGCGGGGCGCTCGTCGTGCTCGTCTGTGCGCCGGTCGCCGGGCACAAGGTGCCGGTGTGGGAACAGGAACTGTCCTGCGGCGCGGCGGGGATGAACCTGCTGCTGGGTGCGGAAGCGCTGGGTTACGACGCCGGCTGGGTGACCGGGTGGCGGACCTATGCGCCGCGCGTCACCGACGCCTTCTGCGGCGAGGGGGAGCGGATTGCCGGCTTCTTCTTCATCGGCCGGTCCGGCCTGCCGCTGGAGGAACGCGACCGGCCCGCCTTGGGCGACGTGGTGCGGTCATGGACACCGCCCGACGGCATTTGAGATTGACCTGAGACCGCGCTGCTGTATTATGACAGCATGACGCTTCGCACCCAGCATGAAAAGCCCGTCTATGTCCGGTTGCGCGAGACGATCGCAAACGCGATTCTGTCCGGCCGCTACCGCGACGGCGACCCGTTGCCATCGGTCCGGGCGCTTGCCGCCGAGGAGCAGGCCAATCCGCTGACCGTGGCCAAGGCCTATCAGGGTTTCCAGGACGACGGGCTGGTGGTGGTGAAGCGCGGCGTCGGGCTGTTCGTCGCCGCCGGTGCATGCGCCAAGCTGCAGGACAGCGAGCGCGATCGCTTCATCAACCAGGAATGGCCGGAAATCCGCAAGCGCATGGACCGGCTGGGTATCGAGCCCACCCAATTGCTCGACATGCAGAGCGCCTAGTCCCTATCTGCCGCGTCCTATGCAGACGCGCACCCTGCCCTTTTCCGACGCCACCATCGCAAAGGCCGCGCGCCTGGTGCTGGATGGCTCACCGGTCGCCGTGCCGACCGAGACGGTTTACGGGCTGGCCGCCGACGGGACCAACGCCGAAGCGGTCGCACGGATCTACGAAGCCAAGGGAAGGCCGTCGTTCAACCCATTGATCGTTCACGTTTTGACGATCGCGGATGCCGAGAAGCTGGTCTATCTTGGCCCGTTGGTGCGGCAAGCGGCAGAGGCGCA encodes:
- a CDS encoding peptide MFS transporter, translated to MKPMGLWQEGDWIAAIAVIVLAIFLTIGAKVAIQKEPEFAGHPKGLYMLFFAEMWERFSYYGMRALLIFYLTQHWLFNDSKSNLIYGAYTSLVYITPVLGGYLADRYLGQRKAVLFGGILLAVGHSLMAVEGVGGQDDPTINVFWAALAFIIVGSGFLKANISVMVGQLYKMTDVRRDGAYTIFYMGINVGAAIGTILVGYLGETIGWGYGFGLAGIGMLAGLVVFVLGKKALRGAGEAPQVLARSKEYMLYAIGVGAVAVIWALVQYQDVIQMLLAVSGIALLGYVLYESFKLEKEPRERMFAILFLIALNPLFWGLFEQAGGSMNLFTDRFVDRSGVPASIFQSINPIYIIMLAPLFAGLWVSLGKRGLEPSAPAKFGLALAQMGLANLVLVWGAEAYGMAAMTPVLFVFLYYLFATTGELCLSPVGLSAMNRLAPRYLASLIMGAWFYMTAVGNFVAGKIGEATGGHDGEMSKQALLDIYELFGWISIGAAVAVLALSPIVKKWMHLDTLRDRDELAGQSELGEAEAAGMFPQGEETGRPQTDPRGPRA
- a CDS encoding nitroreductase family protein; this encodes MLNDRTSPLSLLTTRRSARPRDIGGPGPTRAELETILTVAARTPDHGKLTPWRFVVIDGDRRDAFSALLRQALTDSHPQAIPARHQKEEDFAHYGGALVVLVCAPVAGHKVPVWEQELSCGAAGMNLLLGAEALGYDAGWVTGWRTYAPRVTDAFCGEGERIAGFFFIGRSGLPLEERDRPALGDVVRSWTPPDGI
- a CDS encoding GntR family transcriptional regulator; this encodes MTLRTQHEKPVYVRLRETIANAILSGRYRDGDPLPSVRALAAEEQANPLTVAKAYQGFQDDGLVVVKRGVGLFVAAGACAKLQDSERDRFINQEWPEIRKRMDRLGIEPTQLLDMQSA